From Homalodisca vitripennis isolate AUS2020 chromosome 1, UT_GWSS_2.1, whole genome shotgun sequence, the proteins below share one genomic window:
- the LOC124368797 gene encoding small ubiquitin-related modifier 3, with translation MTEDKKAGETEHINLKVMGQDNAIVQFKIKKHTPLRKLMNAYCDRAGLAMAAVRFRFDGQAINESDTPLTLEMEEGDTIEVYQQQTGGHHWPTVPAL, from the exons ATGACTGAAGATAAGAAA GCGGGAGAAACAGAACACATCAACCTTAAGGTAATGGGCCAGGATAATGCGATTGTCCAATTTAAAATCAAGAAACACACACCATTACGGAAGCTAATGAATGCCTACTGTGATCGTGCT gGCTTGGCAATGGCGGCGGTGAGATTCCGATTTGACGGTCAAGCTATCAATGAGAGTGACACTCCCCTAACCCTGGAGATGGAAGAGGGGGATACTATCGAAGTCTACCAACAACAGACCGGGGGCCACCATTGGCCAACAGTGCCTGCACTCTAA